In Desulfosoma sp., the genomic stretch AGTGACCGTGCATGTGCTCGCCAAAGCTGTGGTCGCCGAGGTTACGGTGCGGGGTACGGAAAGGATCGAACCTGACGCCGTTTTGGTTCAGGTAAAAACAAAAAAAGGGGAACTCCTAAGCGACGATACCCTTCAGGAAGACATTCGGACCATCTACAAAATGGGCTTTTTTGAAACCGTAGCCGCCGACGTGACAGATACGGACAGAGGCAAAAAGGTAACCTTCGTTGTGCGCGAAAAGCCTTCCGTCGTGGAAGTCAAGATTCAAGGAAACGACAAGATCAAAGAAAAAGACATTCTTGCTGCTATTTCCACAAGACCGTTTACGGTCCTACGCATGAATGTGGTCAATGACGACGCCAACCGCATTGTGAAACTTTATCACCAGAAGGCTTTCTTCAACGCGGAAGTGACTCCCTCCATCGATTTTCCTCAGGACCCTCGCAAGGCCGTTGTGACCTTTCGTATCAAAGAAGGCAAAAAGATTTATGTGAAACACATCGACTTTACCGGCAACGATCATTTTTCAGACCGCAAACTTCGCGGTGTGATGGAAACCAAGTCCCGTGGAATTTTTTCCTGGTTTTCTGACAAGGGGGTTTTGGATCGAGAAGTGTTGGATACCGATCTGGACCGTGTGACCGCTTTTTATCACGATAACGGATTCATGGACGCTCGTGTGGGCACCCCTTCTGTGGAAAAGAAGGAGGACGGTTTTCATGTGACCGTACCCGTCGTGGAAGGTCAGCGCTATCGAGTGGCTACCGTGAATGTCCAAGGGGATCTGTTGGACTCTACTCCAAAGGTCGTCGAAAAACTCGAACTTAAGGAAAATAAATATTTCAGCCGTGAAAAACTTCGAAAAGACTTGGACACTCTCACCAAACACCTTATGGATGCGGGGTATGCCTACGCGGAAGTCGATCCATCCGTTACCAAAAACGCTGAAAAGCTCACAACATCCGTGGTCTATCAACTGCGTAAAGGGCCCATGGTTCACATAGAAAGGATTACCATCACGGGAAATACGCGAACCCGAGACAATGTCATTCGTCGCCAAATTCAATTGGCCGAAGGAGACCGCTTCAGTGCATCGGCCATGGAACGCAGCCAATTGAACCTTCGACGTGTGGACTACTTTGAAGAAGTGGACATTCAGACGTCTCAAGGATCCAGCCCTGAAGCCATGAACCTGAATGTGAAAGTCAAGGAAAAGCCCACGGGGGCCCTCAGTGTGGGAGGCGGTTATTCTTCGGAAGACGGGGTTTTCGTCGGGGGCAACATTATGCAACGCAACCTTTTCGGTCGTGGTCAATACCTGGCGCTTAAGGCCTATCTGGGTGGGGAAACATCGCGGTACTCCCTGAGTTTCACCGAACCTTGGTTGTTTGACACCCCTCTCTCCGCCGGCTTTGACATCTACGATTGGTACAGGGAATACAACGACTTTACCAAAGACGCCGCGGGTGGAAAGTTGAGAATCAGCCATCCCTTTGGCACCTGGAGCCGCTGGCATCTGGCTTATGTTTTTGAAAATGCTAAAGTTTCCGATGTGGATGAAGACGCCGCTTTGATCATCAAAGACCAAGAAGGTCGTCAGATTAAAAGCGGTTTTATGGCCTCCATTGAGCGAGACAGCACGGATCATCCTTTCCTGCCCACTCGAGGATCCACTCTCACCATCTCAACGGAGTATTCCATTCCTTACTTAGGAAGTGATTCCAATTTTCTGAGCGTCGTGGCCGGATATGGAAGATATTTCCCCATATTCTGGAAATTTGTCGGATTCGCTCACGTGAAAGGCGGCTACCTTTTTGAGTTGGACTCGGACAAACCTGTCCCCATCTATGAAAGATTCTTCCTGGGCGGTATCAACTCGATTCGCGCCTTTGACTGGGGAGATGTGGGTCCCAAAGACGAGGCAACGGGAGACACAATCGGCGGCATCAAGTTCGGCCAGGTGAACTTGGAATTGCTCTTTCCTTTGGTCGAAAAGATAGGTATGCGAGGTGTGCTCTTTTTTGATGCCGGGAACGCCTTTGACAAAGGCGAGAACTTTGATATCGGTGAGTTTCGAACCGCCGTTGGAACCGGTGTGCGATGGAATTCTCCCATGGGACCGCTTCGCATCGAATGGGGTTACAACCCGGATCGAAAACCGGGAGAAGATGCCAGCAAATGGCAATTTTCCATGGGCGTGTTTTTCTAAGATTCACGGGGTAGCAGGGCCGGACCCACGTGTCCGCCAAAATCTGTAGGGGCGGACCGATGTGTCGGCCCCCATGGGGCTTCAAGGCTCCAGCGATTAACCTATGGGGTCTTTCATGCACTCAACTTTTTTCACCAAGGAGGTTTAAACCTTTATGAAACATCGTCTGTTCACCGCCATGTTGTGCTTGCTTGCCTTTTCTGCATGGACCACACCTTCCCACGGGGCGGATCTCAAAATCGGATACTTCGACCTGCAAGCCGTTTTGGAACGTTCCCAGTGGGGCCAGGAAGTGAAAAAGGAATTCAACGCCAAAAAGAGCCAATTGGAAGCCGAAGTGCAAGCCAAGGCAAAAGAATTCCAGGAATCGAGAGAATCCTATGAAAAACAAATAAAGATGATGGATGAGAAGTCCAAGAAACAGAAAGCCGAAGAACTTCGCAAGATGCAGATGGAAGGTGAAAAGCTGCTCATGGAAAGCAATGCGGAGCTTAACAAACTCTCCCAGCAACTGAGCAAGCCTCTCATCGATAAGGTTATGGACATTGTCCAGAACATCGGCAAGAAAGAAAAATACGATTACATATTTGAAGTGCAAAAAGCTGGTTTGGTGTACGCGAATGAAAAGACGGACTTGACGCAAACCATCATCAAAGAACTGGACATGGCGAAGCGCTAGTCTTCATGAAAAGGCCCTGTGGCGTGGACAAAAAAGGTTATCGGCTCTCGGAAATCGCGCATCTTCTTCAAGTACCCTTCAAGGGAGACGGGGATGTGTGGATTGACGGCGTCGGCCCTCTGGAAGCGGCTGGCCCGACGCATCTTACCTTTTTGGCGAATCCTAAATATAAGGCTAAACTGCAAGGAAGCCGCGCCGCCGCGGTCATCGTGGATCCAAACTTGGAAGACATCGGGCGTCCTGTCTTGCTGTCCCGGAACCCGTATTGGACGATGGCCAAAGCCGCCCAGCTCTTTTACAATCCCCCTGCTCTGGATCCCGGCATTCATCCCAGTGCTTTGGTTTCCCCGGAAGCGCTGGTGCATCCTGAGGCCGCCATCGGTCCCTGGGTGCATGTGGGGCCCGGCTCTTGCGTAGGTCCCGGGACCCGCCTCTATGGGCATACCTACGTGGGAGCCAACGTGACTATTGGGCAGCAATGTCTGATCTACCCTCATGTGACCATTCTCGACGGATGCCGACTGGGGAATCGAGTCATCGTTCATTCGGGAACGGTCATCGGAAGTGACGGTTTCGGATTCGCCCAGGACGCTGAGGGGCGTTCCACAAAGATTCCTCAGATGGGTATCGTTCAAATCGACGACGATGTGGAAATCGGAGCCAATTGCGCCGTGGATCGAGCCACCTTTGGACGCACCTGGATTCAGGAAGGTGTCAAGATCGATAATCTGGTGCAGATCGCCCATAATGTCACCATCGGTCAGCACAGTATCATTGTGGCTCAAGTTGGCATCGCCGGCAGTACCACACTTGGAAGTCACGTGGTTTTAGGAGGTCAAGCCGGCATTGCGGGGCATCTTACCGTCGGTGACCGTGTCCGCATCGGAGCCAAATCCGCCATTTCCCATTCAGTGGAACCCGGCCAGGATCTTCTGGGTATTCCCGCCATGCCGCACAAACAGTGGCTTCGTCATTACGCGGCATGGTTGAGATTGCCTCGATGGCAGCAAGAACTGGCATCGCTTAAAGAACGTGTGCGTTTTTTGGAAGAAGCCTTGACGAGAACCCGGAACCCAACCGAGGACGCGAGCCATGGAAATGAATGCTGAAGAAATCCTCAGGAAATTGCCCCATCGATACCCTTTTCTCCTGGTGGATCGCATTCTGGAAATGGGCGACGAAGAGATCACGGGGCTGAAAAACGTCACCATCAATGAACCCTTCTTTCAAGGACATTTTCCAGGCCATCCTGTCATGCCCGGCGTGCTCATCATGGAAGCCCTGGCGCAAACGGGGGGTGTTCTGGCTTTCGCACTCGGAGAGGTGGGCTCTGGGGGCCCCGTGTATTTCATGGGTATGGACAAGGTGCGGTTTCGTAGACCTGTTCGGCCCGGAGATCAATTGATTTTGAAAATGAAACTTTTACGACGCAAAGGTCCTGTGTTTAAGATGAAAGGGGAAGCCTACGTGGGCGATGAACTGGCAGCCGAAGGTGAACTGCTGGCAACCATTGAACCTTAGAAAGCTCAAGATCGAATCTCGATCAAAGGAGGACGCAACCTTCCCATGGACATTCATCCGACAGCTCTTGTCGATCCCAAGGCGGAACTGGCCGACGACGTGACGATTGGTCCCTACGCTGTCATCGGCCCTCATGTGCGGATCGGCTCCGGCACATCCATCGGCTCCCATACGGTTATCGACGGCTGGACCGAAATCGGTCGTAACAATCGCATCAGCTCTTTTGTCTCCGTGGGTTTTCCGCCCCAAGATCTGAAATACAAAGGAAGCCCCACCCGGCTCGTCATAGGAGACGGTAACACCATTCGAGAATACGCCACCATTCATCGGGGTACGGAACATGGCGGAGGCGTAACACAAATCGGCAATTACAATCTGATCATGGCCTACGTGCACGTGGCTCACGATTGCATTTTGCATAACCGAGTGATTATGGCCAACGCGGCTATGCTGGCGGGACATGTGATCATCGAAGACGATGCCGTCATCGGAGGTCTCGCGGCCATTCATCAATTTTCTCGAATCGGCACGCACGCTTATATTGGAGCCAAAGCCGGCGTCAAGAAAGATATTCCTCCGTACATGCTGGCTACTGGATATCCTGCGAAGCTTTACGGCCCTAACCTGGTAGGTTTGAAAAGAAAGGGCTTTTCCAGCGAAGCCATTCACGGGTTGAAAAAAGCTTACAAAATCATTTTTCGTAGCGCCATGACACTGTCGGAAGCTATGGAAGAAGTGCGCCGAGAAGTTGGCAACGTGGTGGAGGTGGAAATCCTTCTGCGATTTATCGAAGGCACTCAGAGAGGGATCACACGCTGATAAGCCCCGAACCTTGGGACACAAAAAGGATCAACTTAGAGACCAAGAGCCTTATGCCAAACGATACTTTCATCGGACTTATTGCAGGGGGCGGGCAGTTTCCGCTCCTTTTTGCTGAAGGCGCCAAAGAAGCAGGCTACAGGGTGGTGGCCGTAGGGTTTGACGGAGAAACGGACCCGGCCCTTGCAACCCGCGTCGACTCTTTTCATAGCCTCAAACTGGGCCAGCTCAACAAGCTCATTCGCATTTTTCAAAAGGCGGACATTCAGCGGGTCGCTATGGCCGGATCCATCAACAAGACGCGGCTTTACACCAAGATTCGACCGGATTGGAGGGCCTTCAAGCTATTGGCGGCCTTGCGCAACAAGAAAGACGATCACCTTCTAAGGGCCCTGGCCGCGGAGTTGGAAAAGGAGGGGATTCGTGTTGAGCCCTCCACTCTGTTTCTTCCTGGGCTTCTGGCCCCTGAAGGATTGTTGACGCGGCGGCATCTCAACGCTCGAGAACAGCGAGATGTGATATTCGGGTGGGAAATGGCCAAGGCTGTGGGACACTTGGACATCGGTCAATGCTTGGTCGTTAAGGATCAGGCGGTGCTGGCCGTGGAGGGTATCGATGGAACAGACGAGACCATTCTTCGTGGAGGGCGTCTATGCCGAGAAGGAGCTGTGGTGATCAAGGTCAGCAAGCCTATTCAGGATTTGCGCTTTGATGTTCCCGCGGTCGGTCTACAGACCATTGAAACCATGCGTTCGGTCAAGGCCCGTGTTCTGGTGGTGGAAGCTGGTAAAACCTTGATCTTTGATCGAGAAAAGGTGGTGGAAGCCGCCGATCGTTATGGCATGAGCCTTGTGGCCATCTCTGACCCTCTAGCCACAGCGGATGCAAAAACTTCTAAGGAAAACGCCTCCGGTTCCACCACATCCGAAACCCTTCGGCCCCTTAAGCCTGTGGCGATCATTCGCCATGCCGATCCCGAAGCTCTGCGCACCGCTGTGGTGGGCGCAGGCTACCTCGGCACCTTTCATGCCGAAAAATACGCCCGTCTCAAGGAAGCTCATCTGGTCGGAGTGGCGGATATTGATGGGGAACGCGCGCAAGCCCTGGCTTCCAGGCTGGGTTGCGCGGCCTACACGGACCACCGGCATCTTTTAGGCGCCGTGGATGCCGTCAGTATTGTGACTCCAACGCCGGAACATTTCACCGTTGCCCGAGATTTCCTTGAAGCGGGCGTGCATGTCCTGGTGGAAAAACCTCTAACGCAATCCCTTGAAGAAGCCGAAGAATTGGTAAGGCTTTCGGAAACCAAGGGTGTGGTCCTTCAGGTGGGACACCTGGAAAGATTCAATCCCGCTTTCAAGGCCGTGGAACCCTATATTGTCAACCCCCTTTTCCTGGAGGCCCATCGGCTCGCTTTGTTCAACGAACGCGGCTTGGAAGTGGATGTGATCCTCGACCTTATGATTCACGACCTGGACGTGGTCCTGCATTTGGTGCGATCCCCTGTGGAAACCTTTTCGGCATCAGGTGTTCCTGTTCTGACACCCTTGCCGGACATCGCCAATGTGCGTTTGGAATTCCGTAACGGAGCCGTCGCCAATCTTACGGCCAGCCGTATTTCGATGAAAAACATGAGACGCCTTAGAATATTTCAGGAAAATCGATACCTTGTGGCCGACTATGGGAACCGCCGTGCCTTTTCGTTCCTTAAGGAAGCCGCTGCGGACGAAGAAGGCTATCCGGAGATTTCCTCGGAAGAATTGGAAGTGGAGAATCGGGACCCATTGGAGGAAGAGATTCGCTCTTTTCTGGAAGCTGTGAGATCGGGAACGCCTCCCCTTGTGGACGGCCGTCAGGGTCTGGAAGCGGTTCGGCTGGCTTTGGCCGTTTCTCGACAGATTTGTGAGCGCATGCACAGAACCCGCATCCAGGGTATAGGATGAAAAATTTGAAGGTTTTTGTCAGTGCCGGGGAAGCTTCCGGGGATCTGCATGGATCCAGGTTGGTGGCTGCCCTTCGAAAAAGAAATCCTTCCATACACATCGACGCCATGGGAGGACCGCAGCTGGCGGCGGCTGGAGCTCATCTATTGGTGGATTATCGAGATCTGGCGCTAATCGGCGTCCTGCAAGTTTTTCCAAAGATTCGAGTCTTATACCGTGCTTTGAGGGATCTTCGTGGGTACCTGCGACGAGAGCGTCCCCATCTGGTTGTTCTCATCGATTTTCCCGATTTCAATTTCTTTTTGGGGCGTTTAGCCCGCTCCCTCGGTCTCAAGGTGTTCTATTACATCAGCCCTCAGGTTTGGGCCTGGAGATCGGGAAGAATTCGATCCCTCAAACGCTTCGTCGATGCCATGGCGGTTATTTTACCCTTTGAAGAAAAATTTTACCAAAGATGGGGCATGACGGTGCGTTTTGTGGGACACCCTTTGGTAGATGAAGTTCGTGGCGTTGAAGACGCGGAGACCTGCCATCGTCTTTTGGGCCTTAATTCGAAGCCTGTCATCTGCCTTCTTCCCGGAAGCCGATCAGGTGAAATCAAGATCTTTCTGCCGATTCTTCTCAATGCCGCGGATCGCCTTCGAAGAGAGTTTCCATCCGCGGAGGTTGTCCTGCCTGTGGCTCCGGGTCTAGACCGCAACAAGGTCTTGTCCATGGTGCAGGAAGCTTCCATGCCGATAAGGTTGCTTTTTCGAGACACCTATCGGGCTATTCGCGCATCGGATGTGGCTTTGGCTGTTTCGGGAACGGTCACTTTGGAATCTGCTCTTTTGGGCACTCCCATGGTGGTCGTTTACAAGGTTTCAACCCTGGAATATCATGTGGGTCGGCGTGTAATTCGTGTGCCTTACATCGCATTGCCGAACCTTATTCTTGAGCGAGGCGTCTGCCCGGAACTCATTCAACAGGATGCGTGTCCGGAACGTGTCGCCGAAGAAGCAATGCGCCTGCTCAAAAACCCGGACTGTGCCGCCGAGCAGCGCCGATGGTTTCAACGTTTGGCCGATTTGTTGGGGGAACCTGGAGCGGCGGATCGGGCGGCAGCCCTGGCCTTGGAGTTATGCTGAAAAAAGACTCAGCTACCCACTTTGCTTTGCTTCGTATGCTGAACCTGCTACGGCCCCATTGGCGCCGTCTTGCTTTGGCCGTCACTTGTATGCTCGTGGTTTCCGGCGCCACAGGCTTGACGGCTTATCTCATCAAGCCGGCCATGGACGAAATCTTTATTAAAAAAGACGTGTTCATGCTGAGTCTTTTGCCCGCTGTGTTTCTTGCGGTGTCCTTGGTGAAGGCGCTCAGTGATTGGGGAAGCACATATTTTTTGCAGTCCGTAGGTCTTCGAGTGGTGGCGGGGCTGCGCCAGGAGCTTTTTGACCATATTCATGGCTTGTCCCTGTCCTTTTTCGACAAGGCCAGTACAGGCACCCTCATGAGCCGTATCACCAATGACATCAAAGAAATTCAGGTGGCTGTCAATCAGGCCGTTTCAGGCCTGGTTCGAGATACGGTGACCATCGTGGGGCTCATCTTCGTGGTCTTTTACCAAAACTGGAAACTGGCTTCCATCGCCGTAGCGGTTCTTCCCTTGGCCTTTTTTCCCTTAGTGCACTTTGGTAAGAAACTGCGAAAACTTGCCCGCAGAGGCCAGGAAAAGACGGCACATCTCAGCGTAGTGCTTCATGAATCCTTTACGGGCGTGCGTATCGTCAAAGCCTTCGGCATGGAAGATCACGAAAAGAAACGGTTCGCTCGTCAAAACATCTCGGTTTTGGAAAATCAGCTCAAAGCCTTACGCATCGATGCTCTATCCAGTCCTTTGATGGAATTCATCGGGGCCATCGGCATCTCTTTGATCATCGCCTACGGCGGATACCACGTGGTTCGAGGGGTATCCACTCCGGGGACTTTCTTTTCCTTTCTCGGCGCTTTGATCATGCTTTACAAACCTGTAAAAAGCCTGAACAAGCTCAATAGCACGCTGCAAAAAGGGATCGCCTCCATTCTGCGAGTGCAGGAAGTGCTGTCTCAAAAGAGTGACATCGTGGATCGGCCCGGAGCCATAGAACTGACTCGAGTGCAGGGTGCCGTGGAGTTCCGTCGTGTTTCGTTTGCTTATGACACTGTACCGGTTCTTCGAGACATTTCTTTCAAAGTCAATCCGGGAGAAGTTGTCGCTCTCGTGGGAAGCAGCGGTGGAGGTAAAACCACCCTGGTGCATTTGATTCCCAGGTTTTATGACGTGAGTCAAGGAGCCGTCCTTATCGACGGGATCGACGTGCGGGATGTGACCGTGCGTTCCCTTCGGCGTCATATCGCCATGGTGACGCAGCACAGTTTTCTTTTTAACGATACCGTTCGAAACAACATCGCCTACGGCGATCCATCCAAAACGGAAGAGGACCTGATCGCCGCCGCCAAAGCCGCTTATGCCTACGATTTCATCTGCCGGTTGCCTCATGGTTTTGATACCGTGGTCGGAGAACAAGGTGTGATGCTTTCCGGAGGCCAAAGACAAAGGATTTGTATCGCTCGAGCTCTGCTTAAGGATGCCCCTATTCTGATTTT encodes the following:
- the lpxA gene encoding acyl-ACP--UDP-N-acetylglucosamine O-acyltransferase; this translates as MDIHPTALVDPKAELADDVTIGPYAVIGPHVRIGSGTSIGSHTVIDGWTEIGRNNRISSFVSVGFPPQDLKYKGSPTRLVIGDGNTIREYATIHRGTEHGGGVTQIGNYNLIMAYVHVAHDCILHNRVIMANAAMLAGHVIIEDDAVIGGLAAIHQFSRIGTHAYIGAKAGVKKDIPPYMLATGYPAKLYGPNLVGLKRKGFSSEAIHGLKKAYKIIFRSAMTLSEAMEEVRREVGNVVEVEILLRFIEGTQRGITR
- the bamA gene encoding outer membrane protein assembly factor BamA, whose amino-acid sequence is MMLKKLGYALGLLLVWALSAQGQQTATPERVVVAVAPFAIHTAQPQPQLSTSLQELVAQNLLNLGVDLVPLPEVQRATGNRPVTSETQAVEVAKRLKARYLIWGSLTQLGEKASLDGRLVDAEGLVPTRVLFAEGDLANLVEATQQMAQQVTVHVLAKAVVAEVTVRGTERIEPDAVLVQVKTKKGELLSDDTLQEDIRTIYKMGFFETVAADVTDTDRGKKVTFVVREKPSVVEVKIQGNDKIKEKDILAAISTRPFTVLRMNVVNDDANRIVKLYHQKAFFNAEVTPSIDFPQDPRKAVVTFRIKEGKKIYVKHIDFTGNDHFSDRKLRGVMETKSRGIFSWFSDKGVLDREVLDTDLDRVTAFYHDNGFMDARVGTPSVEKKEDGFHVTVPVVEGQRYRVATVNVQGDLLDSTPKVVEKLELKENKYFSREKLRKDLDTLTKHLMDAGYAYAEVDPSVTKNAEKLTTSVVYQLRKGPMVHIERITITGNTRTRDNVIRRQIQLAEGDRFSASAMERSQLNLRRVDYFEEVDIQTSQGSSPEAMNLNVKVKEKPTGALSVGGGYSSEDGVFVGGNIMQRNLFGRGQYLALKAYLGGETSRYSLSFTEPWLFDTPLSAGFDIYDWYREYNDFTKDAAGGKLRISHPFGTWSRWHLAYVFENAKVSDVDEDAALIIKDQEGRQIKSGFMASIERDSTDHPFLPTRGSTLTISTEYSIPYLGSDSNFLSVVAGYGRYFPIFWKFVGFAHVKGGYLFELDSDKPVPIYERFFLGGINSIRAFDWGDVGPKDEATGDTIGGIKFGQVNLELLFPLVEKIGMRGVLFFDAGNAFDKGENFDIGEFRTAVGTGVRWNSPMGPLRIEWGYNPDRKPGEDASKWQFSMGVFF
- the lpxB gene encoding lipid-A-disaccharide synthase, which codes for MKNLKVFVSAGEASGDLHGSRLVAALRKRNPSIHIDAMGGPQLAAAGAHLLVDYRDLALIGVLQVFPKIRVLYRALRDLRGYLRRERPHLVVLIDFPDFNFFLGRLARSLGLKVFYYISPQVWAWRSGRIRSLKRFVDAMAVILPFEEKFYQRWGMTVRFVGHPLVDEVRGVEDAETCHRLLGLNSKPVICLLPGSRSGEIKIFLPILLNAADRLRREFPSAEVVLPVAPGLDRNKVLSMVQEASMPIRLLFRDTYRAIRASDVALAVSGTVTLESALLGTPMVVVYKVSTLEYHVGRRVIRVPYIALPNLILERGVCPELIQQDACPERVAEEAMRLLKNPDCAAEQRRWFQRLADLLGEPGAADRAAALALELC
- the lpxI gene encoding UDP-2,3-diacylglucosamine diphosphatase LpxI (LpxI, functionally equivalent to LpxH, replaces it in LPS biosynthesis in a minority of bacteria.), with product MPNDTFIGLIAGGGQFPLLFAEGAKEAGYRVVAVGFDGETDPALATRVDSFHSLKLGQLNKLIRIFQKADIQRVAMAGSINKTRLYTKIRPDWRAFKLLAALRNKKDDHLLRALAAELEKEGIRVEPSTLFLPGLLAPEGLLTRRHLNAREQRDVIFGWEMAKAVGHLDIGQCLVVKDQAVLAVEGIDGTDETILRGGRLCREGAVVIKVSKPIQDLRFDVPAVGLQTIETMRSVKARVLVVEAGKTLIFDREKVVEAADRYGMSLVAISDPLATADAKTSKENASGSTTSETLRPLKPVAIIRHADPEALRTAVVGAGYLGTFHAEKYARLKEAHLVGVADIDGERAQALASRLGCAAYTDHRHLLGAVDAVSIVTPTPEHFTVARDFLEAGVHVLVEKPLTQSLEEAEELVRLSETKGVVLQVGHLERFNPAFKAVEPYIVNPLFLEAHRLALFNERGLEVDVILDLMIHDLDVVLHLVRSPVETFSASGVPVLTPLPDIANVRLEFRNGAVANLTASRISMKNMRRLRIFQENRYLVADYGNRRAFSFLKEAAADEEGYPEISSEELEVENRDPLEEEIRSFLEAVRSGTPPLVDGRQGLEAVRLALAVSRQICERMHRTRIQGIG
- a CDS encoding OmpH family outer membrane protein; the protein is MKHRLFTAMLCLLAFSAWTTPSHGADLKIGYFDLQAVLERSQWGQEVKKEFNAKKSQLEAEVQAKAKEFQESRESYEKQIKMMDEKSKKQKAEELRKMQMEGEKLLMESNAELNKLSQQLSKPLIDKVMDIVQNIGKKEKYDYIFEVQKAGLVYANEKTDLTQTIIKELDMAKR
- a CDS encoding ABC transporter transmembrane domain-containing protein, which codes for MLKKDSATHFALLRMLNLLRPHWRRLALAVTCMLVVSGATGLTAYLIKPAMDEIFIKKDVFMLSLLPAVFLAVSLVKALSDWGSTYFLQSVGLRVVAGLRQELFDHIHGLSLSFFDKASTGTLMSRITNDIKEIQVAVNQAVSGLVRDTVTIVGLIFVVFYQNWKLASIAVAVLPLAFFPLVHFGKKLRKLARRGQEKTAHLSVVLHESFTGVRIVKAFGMEDHEKKRFARQNISVLENQLKALRIDALSSPLMEFIGAIGISLIIAYGGYHVVRGVSTPGTFFSFLGALIMLYKPVKSLNKLNSTLQKGIASILRVQEVLSQKSDIVDRPGAIELTRVQGAVEFRRVSFAYDTVPVLRDISFKVNPGEVVALVGSSGGGKTTLVHLIPRFYDVSQGAVLIDGIDVRDVTVRSLRRHIAMVTQHSFLFNDTVRNNIAYGDPSKTEEDLIAAAKAAYAYDFICRLPHGFDTVVGEQGVMLSGGQRQRICIARALLKDAPILILDEATSALDSEAELEVQRALENLMQGRTTFIIAHRLSTVKIAHRIFVLSHGRIIEEGSHHSLMERHGEYRRLYDIQFQQAD
- the lpxD gene encoding UDP-3-O-(3-hydroxymyristoyl)glucosamine N-acyltransferase: MKRPCGVDKKGYRLSEIAHLLQVPFKGDGDVWIDGVGPLEAAGPTHLTFLANPKYKAKLQGSRAAAVIVDPNLEDIGRPVLLSRNPYWTMAKAAQLFYNPPALDPGIHPSALVSPEALVHPEAAIGPWVHVGPGSCVGPGTRLYGHTYVGANVTIGQQCLIYPHVTILDGCRLGNRVIVHSGTVIGSDGFGFAQDAEGRSTKIPQMGIVQIDDDVEIGANCAVDRATFGRTWIQEGVKIDNLVQIAHNVTIGQHSIIVAQVGIAGSTTLGSHVVLGGQAGIAGHLTVGDRVRIGAKSAISHSVEPGQDLLGIPAMPHKQWLRHYAAWLRLPRWQQELASLKERVRFLEEALTRTRNPTEDASHGNEC
- the fabZ gene encoding 3-hydroxyacyl-ACP dehydratase FabZ; protein product: MEMNAEEILRKLPHRYPFLLVDRILEMGDEEITGLKNVTINEPFFQGHFPGHPVMPGVLIMEALAQTGGVLAFALGEVGSGGPVYFMGMDKVRFRRPVRPGDQLILKMKLLRRKGPVFKMKGEAYVGDELAAEGELLATIEP